Within the Emticicia oligotrophica DSM 17448 genome, the region AGTTGATAACCAAGTGATTTTAGGAAAATATGACTTGACGTAACCTTCATCATCGCCTTTTGAGGCATTATCTACAATAATTATTTCGTAGCTTACTTTTGAAGTAAATTGTTTGATTGTTTTGATACATTCAACAATTAATTCAGGTGTACGATAATTGACAATTATGATAGAGACTGTTACCAAATGACCCAAGATTTAAGTTTTGATTAAAGATTACTATTGATGATTTGTGTAATTCGCTCAACATCAGTTAATGCTAAATCATAATAAAGAGGTAAAGATAAGGCTCTTAATGCAATATTTTCCGAAACTGGACAAGGATTATAAAAGTCCAAATAAGGGAGTTGATTAAGTGAAGGATAAAAATATCTTCTTGGTATAATTTCTTGTTCCTTCAAAGCCGCAGTCACTTGAAGCAATTTTTCTTCCGATTCTAAAATTACTGGGTAATAAGCATAGTTATACGTAAATCCTTCAATATTGTTTGATGGGCGACTCAATTTACTCCAGTTCAATAATGAGTCATATTTCTCCGAAATGATTCTTCTATTATTGATGATATCGGCTACCTTTGGTAAGTTACAAAGACCCATTGCGGCATGAAACTCTGAGTTTTTACCATTGATTCCCATCATGTAATAATCATCATTCTTATGCCCAAAACTTCTATAAAAGGCTAATTTTTTAAGTAAATCCTCATTATTGCAAATAATTGAGCCACCTTCGATGGTGTGAAAAACTTTAGTAGCATGGAAACTACAAGTAGTAATATCTCCAAATGAAAGAACTGATTTGCCTTTGTAGGTAGCACCAAAACCATGTGCACCGTCGTAGATTACTTTAAGGTTATATTTTTGGGCAATTTTTTCAATTTTTTCAACATCACAAGGTCTGCCATAAACGTGCGTAGCCAAAATACCACTTGTTTTCTCAGTAATAGCAGCTTCGATTAAATTGGCATTTATGTTATATGTATTTGGTTCAATATCAACGAATTTTGGTTGAAGATTTTCCCAAAGAATAGAGGTGGTGGTAGCACAGTAAGAAAATGGTGTTGTGATAATTTCACCAGAAAGTTCAAGTGCTTTCAAAGCAATTTGTATCGCAATGGTTCCATTGCCGACAAACAACAAATTTTCAACGTTTAAATAATCTTTTAGCTTATTTTCTAATTCCCTAACTAAAGGGCCATTATTCGTAAGCCAAGTATTTTCCCAAATACCTTTGATAATCTCTTGGTATTCTTCTATTGGGGGTAAAAACGATTTTGTTACGTTTATTATCACTTTAATGAGCCCAAAAAGAGCATGAAATTAAATTGAACTAAATTTTTTAATTTAACTATACAAGTCCATCCATTTTCCAAGTATGAACAGGTATATTGATTGGTCTAACGGCCCCAGGCCATTTGCCATACCAATTAGTGCCTTCTCTCCAATCTGCAACATCAAAGCTAATTGCATCTTCCATAAAAAAGATTGGGTCTGAAGTATCTTTTACAATCATGGCTGAAATGTAATAAGAGCCATCATTTAAAAAGTTTGCAGGAATTTCTAGCGTTCCTTTAATTAAACCTTTTGAGAAAGTTTTTGCTTGACTTCCAACATTGAAAACACATTCGCCTGTCATACTATATAAAAACATACTA harbors:
- a CDS encoding DegT/DnrJ/EryC1/StrS family aminotransferase yields the protein MINVTKSFLPPIEEYQEIIKGIWENTWLTNNGPLVRELENKLKDYLNVENLLFVGNGTIAIQIALKALELSGEIITTPFSYCATTTSILWENLQPKFVDIEPNTYNINANLIEAAITEKTSGILATHVYGRPCDVEKIEKIAQKYNLKVIYDGAHGFGATYKGKSVLSFGDITTCSFHATKVFHTIEGGSIICNNEDLLKKLAFYRSFGHKNDDYYMMGINGKNSEFHAAMGLCNLPKVADIINNRRIISEKYDSLLNWSKLSRPSNNIEGFTYNYAYYPVILESEEKLLQVTAALKEQEIIPRRYFYPSLNQLPYLDFYNPCPVSENIALRALSLPLYYDLALTDVERITQIINSNL